From one Acidobacteriota bacterium genomic stretch:
- a CDS encoding peroxiredoxin yields MIQEGDQFPPFQLPDENGKERSLKDLTGDTGLVLYVYPKDNTPGCTVEAQDFRDQLETFRQHGYAVAGISKDSAKSHCNFIDKYDLTFPLLTDADAELLSQIGAFGEKKNYGRVYQGIIRSTFLVAADGTLQKAYRNVRAKGHVERVLRDLEG; encoded by the coding sequence ATGATTCAAGAGGGCGACCAGTTTCCCCCCTTCCAACTTCCCGACGAGAACGGCAAAGAGCGCTCCCTGAAGGATTTGACCGGTGACACCGGCCTGGTGCTCTACGTCTATCCCAAGGACAACACTCCGGGTTGCACCGTCGAGGCCCAGGATTTCCGCGACCAGCTGGAGACTTTCCGGCAGCACGGCTACGCGGTGGCGGGTATCTCCAAGGATTCCGCCAAATCCCACTGCAATTTCATCGACAAATACGACCTGACCTTCCCCCTGCTCACCGACGCCGACGCCGAGCTGCTGAGCCAGATCGGCGCCTTCGGGGAGAAGAAGAACTACGGCCGGGTCTACCAGGGCATCATCCGCAGCACCTTCCTGGTCGCCGCCGACGGCACCCTGCAGAAGGCCTACCGCAACGTCCGCGCCAAGGGCCACGTGGAGCGGGTACTGCGGGACCTGGAGGGCTGA